CTGGCGGCTCCGCCCTTTGCCAGCGCCGTGATCCCCTGGGCCTCGGTAAGCCGCGTGTTCCGGGCCAGCCTTCATGATCCCGAACTGGCCGTGAAAAAGAGCGTGCGTCTCATGAATTTCGCTGGATATCGTTCCGGCATCGTGCTGCTGGAATCCGGCCCCGAGGCCGTGATCGTGGCCAATGGTCCCGAGGTGCTCGGCATTCAGACCGAGGATCGCTACTACCTGCTCGGCCCCAGCGATCTGGACGGGCTGGTTCAGGCCGTGGAATCCAGAAAACCCGCCGACGTGTAGTTTCGGCAAACGCTGCTTTCCCGAGCGCTGTCCGGTTTGTCCGGGCAGCGCTTTTTTCATGGGCATGGCACGGAGTCGTGGCGCAGTGTGTTTTGCCCACGGCTCTGCGTCGGGCTCGGCAAGGGACGGTTCCCACGCATGGGACTGAAACGCGAAACCGCCCGGCACAGGGATGTTTCGTGTGCCGGGCGGTTTTCGCATGGTTGGGAAAAATGTCGGATCATTCACCGGAGGCCGATTGGCCTGCCAGACGCTGCCGTTCATCGACAAGGTCCTGAAAGCTCATCAGCTCTTCCGGAGACTCGTTTTCCTTGATCTTGCGCTGAATGGTGCGGAACACGGGCAGAAACCGCTTGGACTTGGCGAACGCGATTCTGACCAGAATGTATACGGGGATGAACAGGAATGCAGGTCCCACACTGCCGAGCCAGGGCATGATGAAATCCACTTTGCCGAAACGGTAGGAAAGCCAGCCGATGGCAAAGGGCACAATCCACAGGGACGAGGCGAACAGCGCAAGATGCGCGAAGAAATTCTTGCCGAACGCTTCGTTGGCAATGGAGTTGCAGGCTTTGTACGCGGCCTTGTTCTTCACGGCCAGAGCCTTGATGGAGAGATTGTGATTCTGCACCATCTCCCTGTCGATGCCCGAGAAGTGCTTCTTGTTCAGGAAATAGACTCCGGCCATGCACAGTTCGCCGATCATCGTGGCGGCCAGGGCGACCCAGACAAGGCCGAGCGTGAAACCGATGTACGGATTCTCGGGAATGCGGAAGACCCAGATGAGAAACGGGTCGAGAAAATCGTAGATTTGCGTGCCGGTAATATTCATGTCGTTTTCCATGCCGGGGCCGTCCGAAGACGGCCCCGGAAAGGTATGTACGGTTTACGGCCAGATGCTGATGCCGAAGAAGCCCTTGAGAGTGTAGCGCATGCCGACGTAGGCCGCCAGCACGATGAAGATGCGCTTCAGCCAGATGTCCGGGATGTACTTGGAGGTGCGGGGACCAACCATGGAACCGATCACGATGCCGATGAGCTCGGCGCCGATCAGGGACCACTGGACCGGGGTTTCCTTGAGCAGCATGTAGGAGGCGATGGAGTTGCACATGCCCACGAACACGGCCATGGCGGAGGTGCCTGCCACCAGATACATGGGCAGACCGGCCACGGAGGTCAGGAAGGGCACGAGCAGGAAGCCGCCGCCAACACCCAGAAAGGAGGCCAGCGCTGCGATGATGAAACCGCCGACGACCGGGATCAGGGGATTGAAGGAGAATTCCACGCCGAAGAAGGTGAATTCGCAGCGGGTCGGGGTGAAGGACTTCACCTTGACGCCCATCTCGGCCATGTCGATCTGCGCGCCGTCATGCTGCTTCTTCACGGCGTCCTCGAACGCCTTTGCAGCGGCCTTGGCTTCCTTCTTCTTGCCCTGCGCGGCCGGGGTGGTCTCGTAGAACAGGTAGCAGCCCAGGAACAGGACGAACAGGCCGAAGTAGCCGAGGTAGGCCTTCAGGCTGATCTTGCCGGCGGTGAGCCAGGGAACCAGCCAGGAACCGGCAACCGAACCGATGGCCAGGGCGATGCCCAGCGGAGCCACGAGACGGCCGGCCTTCCAGTAGTTGAAGGTGGACAGGGCAGCGGAGCAGCCGACCAGCCACTGGTTGGACACGCGGATGGAGTCGGTCACGACCTTGTTCAGCTTGATCTTGCCGAAACCCTTGGCGTAGTCGCCGAGGCCGTAGATGGTGATGTGGCCGACACCGGCCATGATGCCGCCGAATGCGCCGACAGTGGAGAAGATCCAGCCAACCCAGATCGCCCAGACAAGGCCGAGGATCACGTTGAGCTGCGGAGCGCCTTCAATGCCCAGATAGCCGGGCTCGCCCGAGAGCTTGCCCAGATCCTTGGCCTCGGCGATGGCGTCGGACAGCCGGTCGGCCATGGCCGGCTCGGCCCAGACGGCCACAGCCAGTACGGCGAGGAGAAGAAGAATTCTTTTGGAACGTAACACCGTTGCCTCCTACTTTGTTTTTGGTTGAAACATACACCCCCCGGGAATGGGTACCCGGTAGAACACGTGATTACTTGCCGCGCACGAAAGTGAGTGCCTTGGCCGTGCACCCCGTGACGCATGCCGGTTCCAGCCCGGCGTCAACGCGGTCCACGCAAAAATCGCATTTCATGATCCTGTTGGTCGCCTGATTGTAGACCGGCACGCTCCAGGGGCAGGCCTCCACGCAGGCCTGACAGCCGTCGCACTTGTCGGCGTCAAGCAGGACCAGGCCGTCCTTTTCCCGGACATACAGCGCGCCCGTGGGACATGCCGGGACACACAGAGGCTTCTTGCAGTGTCTACAGTTCACGTACTTGAGTTTGGCGGTGGGCTTGCCATCCTCGTCGGGGATCGGGCCTTCCTTTTCCATGCGGTTCAGGGAGAGCCCCCGGGGAATGCCGTTCTTCACCTTGCAGTGAACAAGGCAGGCGTCACAGGCTATGCAGCGATTCTTGTCAAATTTGATGCGGTAGATGGCCATGTCATACCTCTGAAGCTATGGGCGCGCGCCCGGTTTTGCTCATGGTTGTTTGTATACACGACTGAGTGTGGCAAAACATGATAATCGTCAAAGGGTTTCCTTCTTGCACTATTTTTCACAAACAAGAGACAAAAAAGCAAGAGGTTGTCCTTGATTTGACACCTCTTTTTGTGAAAAATATAACAAGCGGCTGTAGTATTGCCGATTGGATATGCGGACTGATACCTGCAGCATACGGTAAAAATCATGTTTGTGTGCGCAGATATCTGACAATACAGTTGCAAAGAGTGCCGAACTCGGCGTCAGGTTTGGGAAAATCCGTTCAGGAGGCAGATCATGGGTAAGAAAAAGGTGTACAGCATATGCGGCATGTGTTCGGTCCGCTGCCCCATTGAGGTGGAAGTGGAGAACGGCAAGGCCGTATACATTCAGGGAAATTCCCATGCCGGGGGGATTGAGGGATCGTTGTGCCCCCGCGGAGCTGCGGGAACGGCCCTGACCTATGACGAGGAGCGTCCCCAGTACCCCATGATCCGGGAAGGGGAGCGTGGCGAAGGCAAATGGCGTCGCGTTTCCTGGGACGAGGCCCTTGATTACGTGGCGGGAAAGCTCACCGCGATTCAGGAGAAGTACGGCAAGGAGTCCGTGCTGTTCTCGGATCGCGGCGGACC
Above is a window of Pseudodesulfovibrio tunisiensis DNA encoding:
- a CDS encoding sulfite exporter TauE/SafE family protein; translation: MLRSKRILLLLAVLAVAVWAEPAMADRLSDAIAEAKDLGKLSGEPGYLGIEGAPQLNVILGLVWAIWVGWIFSTVGAFGGIMAGVGHITIYGLGDYAKGFGKIKLNKVVTDSIRVSNQWLVGCSAALSTFNYWKAGRLVAPLGIALAIGSVAGSWLVPWLTAGKISLKAYLGYFGLFVLFLGCYLFYETTPAAQGKKKEAKAAAKAFEDAVKKQHDGAQIDMAEMGVKVKSFTPTRCEFTFFGVEFSFNPLIPVVGGFIIAALASFLGVGGGFLLVPFLTSVAGLPMYLVAGTSAMAVFVGMCNSIASYMLLKETPVQWSLIGAELIGIVIGSMVGPRTSKYIPDIWLKRIFIVLAAYVGMRYTLKGFFGISIWP
- a CDS encoding 4Fe-4S dicluster domain-containing protein, with product MAIYRIKFDKNRCIACDACLVHCKVKNGIPRGLSLNRMEKEGPIPDEDGKPTAKLKYVNCRHCKKPLCVPACPTGALYVREKDGLVLLDADKCDGCQACVEACPWSVPVYNQATNRIMKCDFCVDRVDAGLEPACVTGCTAKALTFVRGK
- a CDS encoding PH domain-containing protein, yielding MFLLFVAVTAGLVVWSFRSGFLWTAICLIAVAAPLSLLYWYMLYVNPHRTSIAVAEEGLLLAAPPFASAVIPWASVSRVFRASLHDPELAVKKSVRLMNFAGYRSGIVLLESGPEAVIVANGPEVLGIQTEDRYYLLGPSDLDGLVQAVESRKPADV